Proteins encoded within one genomic window of Platichthys flesus chromosome 17, fPlaFle2.1, whole genome shotgun sequence:
- the LOC133972091 gene encoding serine/threonine-protein kinase SBK1-like codes for MTAAAKLLDEMCHLTAQSLIPMDTSEHFQVLKLLGEGSYGKVMLAVHRKRGTPMALKFFPRESTSLISFLREYNLSLSFCTHPSLTRALGIAYSTPSHYVFAQQASLFGDLYDIIVPEVGMEEDSCQRVVSQLCGALAHLHSLGFVHRDLKPENVFLCDSACRWVKLGDFGMVKARGTRVPEVWYSSPYCTPEAETARGNEDSWSSMNAGEEEQKKTRVWVSVEPSTDSWALGVLTYAMLTGSHPWAETASDCRSYLKYQEWFDGEKSPEDEPDRPEGGKKDSVPVAPQFAWFTPLACSLFLSLLHPRAELRGQPEEALSYLGGDWMMEQERERLEEERKKGRGKADFRSMREMEGRAER; via the exons ATGACA GCCGCGGCGAAGCTTCTGGACGAGATGTGCCACCTGACGGCTCAGTCTCTGATACCGATGGACACATCGGAGCACTtccaggtcctgaagctgcTCGGTGAGGGCTCGTATGGAAAGGTCATGCTGGCCGTGCACAGGAAGAGAG GTACGCCGATGGCTCTGAAGTTCTTCCCTCGGGAGTCCACCTCTCTGATCTCCTTCCTGAGGGAGTACaacctctctctgtccttctgtaCCCACCCCTCCCTCACCAGAGCTCTGGGAATCGCCTACTCCACGCCTTCGCACTACGTCTTCGCTCAGCAGGCCAGCCTCTTTGGAGACCTCTATGACATCATCGTGCCTGAG gTGGGTATGGAGGAGGACAGCTGTCAGCGGGTGGTGTCCCAGCTGTGTGGCGCTCTGGCCCATCTGCACTCCCTTGGTTTTGTCCACAGGGACCTCAAGCCAGAGAACGTCTTCCTGTGTGACTCCGCCTGCCGCTGGGTCAAACTGGGAGACTTTGGCATG GTGAAGGCCAGAGGCACCAGGGTCCCCGAGGTGTGGTACAGCTCCCCATACTGCACCCCCGAGGCCGAGACTGCTCGTGGAAATGAGGACAGCTGGAGTAGCATGAATGCCggtgaagaggagcagaagaagacgAGGGTTTGGGTTTCTGTGGAGCCCAGCACCGACAGCTGGGCCCTGGGAGTCCTGACCTACGCCATGCTCACCGGCAGTCACCCCTGGGCGGAGACAGCCAGCGACTGCCGCTCATACCTGAAGTATCAGGAGTGGTTTGATGGAGAGAAAAGTCCTGAAGATGAACCGGATCGGCctgagggaggaaagaaagacagcGTTCCTGTAGCACCCCAGTTTGCTTGGTTCACTCCACTGGCCTGCTCCCTCTTCCTGTCGCTCCTCCACCCGCGAGCTGAGCTCCGAGGACAACCCGAGGAAGCGTTGAGTTACCTCGGGGGGGACtggatgatggagcaggagagggagaggctggaggaggagaggaagaagggcaGAGGGAAGGCAGACTTCAGAAGcatgagagagatggagggcaGAGCGGAGCGATAA